The genomic interval GGGCACTGTCGCCGCGCCGCGTGCACAACGTGGCCCTGGCCATGGGTTCCTACCTGGCCTCGCTGGCCAGCCGCCGACCCGTGGTTTGGGCAGAGCCCGCCATCCTCATGGTGGAGCCGACCAACCGCTGCAACCTGCGCTGCCCGCAGTGCCACACCGGCTCCGGAAGAATCAGTCGTGCCTATGCCCGCTTGTCCACGCACCACTTTCGGGCCATAATCGACGACCTCGCTGACAGCCTCGTCTACCTGCTCCTCTTCAATCAGGGGGAGCCGTACCTTCACCCCGAGTTCCTGGACCTG from Calditrichota bacterium carries:
- a CDS encoding radical SAM protein; this encodes MKEVVLGNLVRALSPRRVHNVALAMGSYLASLASRRPVVWAEPAILMVEPTNRCNLRCPQCHTGSGRISRAYARLSTHHFRAIIDDLADSLVYLLLFNQGEPYLHPEFLDL